Proteins found in one Microtus ochrogaster isolate Prairie Vole_2 unplaced genomic scaffold, MicOch1.0 UNK48, whole genome shotgun sequence genomic segment:
- the LOC101987848 gene encoding intercellular adhesion molecule 2-like → MEMLLLGVWTLLALTPCPGTTEELFEVSVWPNQALVEFGQFLTVNCSTTCPDPGPSGIETFFRKSQLGKGPQWNEFVLEDITEISVLHCFFSCAGVQKDTALCITMYQPPEQVILDLQHEWVAMDEAFTVKCHVPTVAPLQSLTLTLLQDGRELHRKDFMSFSVASQRAEVTVNVRAQWENNRSNFSCHAELDLSPHGGRLLHGRSATKELRIFEFSQSPQVGVSSLLEVGVAETMSCEVTRVFPAQEAVFPMFLEGQELSPFSSWKGDAAWASTTIRAMETGDQELTCLVSLGPVEQRVRKAVHVYSFPPPVLEVEDTYLLAGTDVNVTCSGHVLTSPSSTLRLQGAPNISAPGEPAWFLFTAREEDDGRKISCEASLEVQGQRLLKTTELQLHVLCE, encoded by the exons ATGGAAATGCTTCTGCTTGGTGTCTGGACTCTGCTGGCCTTGACCCCTTGTCCAG GGACCACAGAAGAGCTGTTTGAAGTGTCTGTTTGGCCAAATCAGGCCCTGGTGGAGTTTGGACAGTTCCTAACCGTGAACTGCAGCACCACCTGCCCAGACCCGGGGCCCAGTGGAATCGAGACCTTCTTCAGGAAAAGCCAGCTGGGCAAAGGGCCTCAGTGGAATGAGTTTGTCCTGGAGGACATCACAGAGATCTCTGTCCTGCACTGCTTCTTCTCTTGTGCAGGGGTCCAGAAGGACACAGCGCTCTGCATCACCATGTACC AGCCCCCGGAGCAGGTGATCCTGGACTTGCAGCACGAGTGGGTGGCCATGGATGAGGCTTTCACAGTGAAGTGTCATGTGCCTACTGTGGCACCACTGCAGAGCCTTACCCTTACCCTTCTCCAGGACGGCCGAGAACTGCACAGAAAGGACTTCATGAGTTTTTCTGTGGCATCCCAAAGAGCCGAGGTCACTGTCAATGTCAGAGCCCAGTGGGAGAATAACAGGAGCAATTTCTCCTGCCATGCAGAACTGGACCTGAGCCCACACGGTGGGAGGTTGCTTCATGGCAGGTCAGCCACCAAGGAACTCCGGATCTTTG AATTCTCTCAGAGTCCTCAGGTCGGGGTGTCTTCACTCCTGGAGGTTGGGGTGGCGGAGACCATGAGCTGTGAGGTGACTAGGGTGTTTCCTGCCCAGGAAGCTGTCTTCCCAATGTTCTTAGAAGGCCAGGAGCTGAGCCCCTTCTCCTCCTGGAAGGGAGATGCAGCGTGGGCCAGCACCACCATTCGGGCCATGGAGACCGGTGACCAGGAGCTGACCTGCCTTGTGTCTCTGGGTCCAGTGGAGCAGAGAGTCAGGAAAGCAGTGCATGTCTACA GTTTCCCTCCCCCAGTTCTGGAGGTCGAAGACACTTACCTTCTGGCAGGGACAGATGTTAATGTCACCTGCTCGGGTCATGTGTTAACATCACCTAGTTCCACTCTTCGACTTCAGGGAGCTCCAAACATCTCTGCTCCCGGTGAGCCTGCCTGGTTCCTCTTTACTGCCAGGGAGGAAGACGATGGCCGGAAAATCTCCTGTGAGGCCTCTTTGGAGGTGCAGGGCCAGCGACTGCTCAAAACCACTGAGTTGCAGCTTCATGTCTTATGTGAGTAG
- the LOC101990110 gene encoding leucine-rich repeat-containing protein 37A3-like — translation MSLLHFGALRLFIMWQLVLAFPIPGFIGNPRQLTSEPWVLTKLWSWHPSDHPPKSPHTRASETDKGGTEYLGPPAPKEMLAPLEELTDSLPLFQDPSTSRESNPEPVELGVSHQHLTNKLIPPGKQPENILMLNWDQIQAPILRSQFKSTASLAEAADHQLDAILVPPLDSQRSKATTFMVSPKELKKDLTQHRKLAKVVDGKPQFHKQTKDDDYYGDLNMNEGYSNSLPLQSQENADEAPEFLEQDEPDQLETQVQNTENLHQEAPDYFPQEDEPLMQREDSAHHQLPSEEPSVHPEIRGPPPNRNEAQHSNLPNVTVNPVASEADKEVQATLGRQQTLAQFPESSELLEPSSTQQEAPAQILELPENLENSGIQLEVPALPPKLPEEISPLVEQGGTVPVPESSMQGIAEAPAATIPYPTQHQAHHDTLPMFTVKPPDVALTITSEPFKEVELPPAQEETPTQTPGPLVQAAHYPSLEQHPDELSESPAEIESSESGLEFPIQLPEEAEEEEEEASLIQQNLLEDESSIELEQPAQPSEPLEEVGSGPGSQPEVLVTPTELPEEAMPPTEQAPPLQVVENVVETPSIHQVTFQPTQSEEHHYHLPHVVFRPVDVALTITSEPTKEMESSLTQQESPVHPLECPGEEEPFFSEQEQPAEPSELEIPTQSSEHALTQQEQATLSSEHHEVTVSSSTHHQTHHSSLSSLRVQPPDMQLTITQEPTTEVGPPPVHHEAIVKPNRVPEKDVGTSTTQYTNPAVTPEPSEGIKPLSNHQESPVQSPEPVQYENHSLNQHGGTDENPELPEELEPSSAQQETPVQTQELPHETVQPPAHQEAAGSDLVPSQVHLPAPHSVPAKPPELINGVGTSSQQGSEPSKDQQEVITQPPTLLENQQHSSVHPDVPTQPEELPGEVSSGQQGNISPPIKHPLGTELSPYQQELPNKPQEPPKDFFLPPLGDTLYFSPEDLEAIFRHEHSILHKTIVKHPNQARTRAPESSLKVYS, via the coding sequence ATGTCTTTACTGCACTTTGGTGCACTAAGGCTTTTCATCATGTGGCAACTGGTCCTGGCTTTTCCCATTCCAGGGTTCATTGGGAACCCACGCCAGTTGACTTCAGAGCCCTGGGTCctaaccaaactctggtcttggCACCCTTCTGATCATCCACCTAAATCCCCACATACTCGAGCATCGGAGACAGACAAAGGGGGCACTGAGTATCTGGGGCCCCCTGCTCCCAAAGAGATGTTGGCCCCACTTGAGGAGTTGACTGACAGTTTACCTCTATTCCAGGACCCCAGCACTTCTCGGGAGTCGAACCCAGAGCCTGTGGAACTTGGTGTTTCACATCAGCATCTGACCAACAAGCTGATACCACCTGGGAAGCAGCCAGAGAATATTTTAATGCTAAattgggatcaaattcaggctccCATTCTGCGTTCACAGTTCAAAAGTACTGCCAGTCTAGCTGAGGCTGCAGATCATCAGTTGGATGCAATACTTGTTCCGCCACTAGACAGCCAGAGATCAAAAGCAACAACCTTCATGGTTTCACCCAAGGAGTTGAAGAAAGATTTAACTCAGCACAGGAAACTTGCTAAGGTGGTTGATGGAAAACCTCAATTTCACAAACAAACCAAGGATGATGATTATTATGGTGACCTGAATATGAATGAAGGTTATTCTAACAGCCTTCCTCTGCAATCCCAGGAAAATGCAGATGAAGCTCCAGAGTTCCTAGAGCAGGATGAACCTGACCAGTTGGAGACACAAgttcaaaatacagagaatctcCATCAGGAAGCTCCAGATTATTTCCCACAGGAAGATGAACCTTTAATGCAAAGAGAAGACTCAGCTCACCATCAGCTTCCTTCTGAGGAACCATCAGTTCATCCTGAAATACGTGGTCCACCTCCAAATAGAAATGAAGCTCAGCACTCAAACCTGCCAAATGTGACAGTGAATCCTGTGGCTTCAGAGGCAGATAAGGAGGTACAAGCTACTCTGGGCCGGCAACAGACCCTAGCCCAGTTTCCAGAGAGTTCTGAGTTGTTGGAACCTTCATCAACCCAACAAGAGGCCCCAGCTCAGATTTTAGAGCTTCCTGAAAACCTTGAAAATTCTGGTATCCAGCTAGAAGTTCCAGCTCTGCCTCCAAAGCTCCCTGAAGAAATCAGTCCTCTAGTTGAGCAAGGGGGTACAGTTCCAGTTCCGGAATCCTCTATGCAGGGTATAGCTGAAGCTCCAGCAGCAACCATTCCATATCCCACTCAGCATCAAGCTCACCATGATACTTTGCCCATGTTTACAGTCAAACCTCCAGATGTAGCACTCACAATAACTTCTGAACCTTTTAAGGAAGTTGAACTGCCTCCAGCTCAGGAGGAGACTCCAACTCAGACTCCAGGTCCTCTTGTGCAAGCTGCACATTATCCTAGCCTGGAACAGCATCCAGATGAACTTTCTGAATCTCCTGCAGAGATTGAATCATCTGAAAGTGGCCTGGAATTCCCAATTCAGCTTccagaggaagctgaggaagaggaggaggaagcttctctaattCAGCAGAATCTTCTGGAGGATGAGTCTTCTATAGAACTAGAGCAGCCAGCTCAACCTTCTGAGCCTCTTGAGGAGGTAGGATCAGGTCCTGGAAGTCAGCCAGAAGTCTTAGTTACACCTACAGAACTCCCTGAAGAAGCCATGCCTCCAACTGAGCAAGCACCTCCCCTTCAAGTTGTTGAGAATGTCGTTGAAACTCCATCAATTCACCAAGTGACATTCCAGCCAACTCAGAGTGAAGAGCACCATTATCACTTGCCACATGTTGTATTTAGGCCTGTGGATGTGGCACTTACCATAACTTCAGAACCTACCAAGGAGATGGAATCTTCTCTGACGCAGCAGGAGTCCCCAGTACATCCTCTAGAGTGCCCTGGAGAGGAGGAACCTTTTTTCAGTGAGCAGGAACAGCCAGCTGAACCTTCTGAACTGGAAATTCCAACTCAATCCTCAGAACATGCTCTAACCCAACAAGAACAAGCAACTCTGTCTTCAGAACATCATGAAGTGACTGTTTCATCCTCAACTCACCATCAGACTCACCATTCAAGCTTATCCTCTCTACGTGTTCAACCTCCGGATATGCAGTTAACCATAACACAAGAACCCACCACAGAGGTGGGCCCTCCTCCTGTGCATCATGAGGCTATAGTTAAACCAAATAGAGTCCCGGAAAAGGATGTGGGCACTTCTACAACCCAGTATACCAATccagctgtaactccagagcCTTCTGAAGGGATCAAACCCTTATCAAATCACCAGGAGTCTccagttcaatctccagaacctgTTCAGTATGAAAACCATTCTCTAAACCAGCACGGGGGCACAGATGAGAATCCAGAGCTCCCAGAGGAGCTTGAACCTTCTTCAGCCCAGCAGGAGACCCCAGTGCAAACTCAAGAGCTCCCTCATGAAACAGTTCAACCTCCAGCACACCAGGAGGCAGCAGGTTCTGACCTGGTTCCTAGTCAAGTTCATCTTCCAGCACCACACAGTGTCCCAGCTAAGCCTCCAGAGTTGATTAATGGGGTTGGAACTTCAAGCCAACAAGGGTCTGAACCTTCGAAAGACCAGCAAGAAGTTATAACTCAGCCTCCAACCCTCCTTGAAAACCAACAGCATTCTTCAGTTCATCCAGATGTCCCCACCCAGCCTGAAGAGCTTCCTGGGGAAGTTTCTTCAGGGCAACAGGGGAACATATCTCCACCCATAAAGCACCCTTTGGGTACAGAATTGTCACCATATCAGCAAGAACTCCCAAATAAACCTCAAGAACCacctaaagatttttttcttcctccactgGGAGATACCCTGTACTTTTCACCTGAAGATCTAGAAGCAATATTCAGACATGAGCATTCAATATTGCATAAAACCATAGTCAAACATCCAAACCAAGCACGAACCAGAGCTCCAGAGTCCTCTTTGAAAGTTTACTCC